The Desulfobaccales bacterium genome contains the following window.
CCAATCATACAATGTCATGCTATCCCCTATATTAAGGGGGTGCCCAGTGCTACCGTCAGTAGCGGGATCGGTGCCATCAAAGGTAAAATAAATCGCACCGGTTACACAATGTATATAAACCCCAGCTGCTTGTTTGCCAGAAAAGGTTCCTGATGTTGGCTTTATCAGGGTAAGGGCGTTAGCAAACAATGAAATCACCACATTTGCAATGGCAATTTTCTGATGTCCTCCGCCCAGGAAATTACTGGTCAAAAATTGAAACATGATTAATCTCCCTTAAAAGGGGTCCGAGGGGCAGGGCCTTGATTCCTGCCCCGCGGAGTTAATAACCAATGACGAAAAGCCAATGGTATTTAGTGTTTGTCGGAGCGCTATTGTAAGTCAAGGTCGAGTCGGCATGGCTGATACGCGGAATATCGGTGGTATCATCAATATTCTGCGTCCAGTAGCCTTCAATGCGGCCCAAAGGAACCACAAGGGTGGTCCCCACCCCGTCGCCCTTGACTCTAGCTTTCCACATCTTTGCATTTCCAAAGTTGATGTGGAGCTTTAGGTCAACATTTGCTGCGGGAAAATCCGCCATACAGTTTCCTCCTAATACCCTATCACAAACAAGTAGTGATAGAGGTTAAGGCCCGGCGGGTAGGCATAAGTGATCACCCCGGAACTCTCCGTCGCCTTTAGGTTAGTAGTTTCGGTGATATTCGTGGTCCAGTAGCCTTCTACTCGACTAAAGGGCACATTTATCTGCCGGCCAGCCCCGTCACCCTTGATCCTCACCTGATAACCCCGGATGGTTCCCATAGAGTAATGCGTTTCCCGGTCAATATTAGCCTCTGGAATGTCCACCGCAGGCGATGGGCTGACTGAGGGCGAAACCGAGGGCGAGATTGATGGAGAAAGCGACGCCGATGGGCTGACCGAGGGCGAAACCGAGGGCGAGATTGATGGGCTGAGCGATTCCGAAGGACTCACCGACGGAGAAATGCTCGGAGAGAGACTGGGGCTAATGCTCGGCGAAATGCTCGGACTCGCACTCGGACTGATGCTGGGCGAAAGACTGGGTGAAACACTGGGGCTAATGCTCGGAGAGGCACTCGGGCTAATGCTCGGGCTCAAACTCGGCGAGACGCTCGGAGAAAGTGACGCCGATGGGCTCACCGAGGGTGAAACCGAGGGACTTAAAGACGCCGATGGGCTCACCGAGGGTGAAACCGAGGGACTTAAAGACGCCGATGGGCTCACCGAGGGTGAAATACTGGGCGAGAGACTCGGTGAAAGACTGGGCGAATCACTCGGTGAGATGCTCGGAGAAAGCGACGGACTCAAAGACTCCGACGGAGAGGTTGATGGTGAAATGCTTGGAGACAAACTTGGAGAAAGCGATGCGCTCGGCGAAACGCTGGGCGAAACGCTAGGTGAAACGCTCGGAGAAAGTGACGGACTCTCCGAGGGAGAAATTGACGGTGATAAACTGGGCGATAACGAAGCAGGCATGGTCAGCCTCCTTTACGCCAGAGGCAGTATCCGAGGAATAAAGACCAAGGCCCCTACAAAGGTATCGCTATCGGCGGAACAGGTATAGCAGATGGTTTTGCAAGTACCATCCCCCCGATAACTTTTGGTGGCATAAATGCCTGCCGTATCAGCCGCATTGCCGCCCACCTTCCCATTCCAGAACAGCGCTCCGATGTAAGTGGTAAGGTAGTTCTGG
Protein-coding sequences here:
- a CDS encoding chitobiase/beta-hexosaminidase C-terminal domain-containing protein; this encodes MFQFLTSNFLGGGHQKIAIANVVISLFANALTLIKPTSGTFSGKQAAGVYIHCVTGAIYFTFDGTDPATDGSTGHPLNIGDSMTLYDWDNVKRLKFIRQGAVSGDIIVTPLFTAVGVVVADLP